In a genomic window of Cyclopterus lumpus isolate fCycLum1 chromosome 13, fCycLum1.pri, whole genome shotgun sequence:
- the b3gnt2l gene encoding N-acetyllactosaminide beta-1,3-N-acetylglucosaminyltransferase 2 isoform X1 → MLRPAWAYIPDQIPLKKKENGLANFLMHCLRFFTCVPGATSSWTLLRSSSSDCGFSFCSVRAHLEVRIFRPPFCKTKSLVTKFQRHQDILTSPVTPSSAGCCSIKVTSMCHLLTVCVTRGRHHNAWFPHLEPMRHIQRLSALVLFVTLFLIFFYSTLHLETAYSLRTGPEDLLEVPSIQQVPILQEVPILQEVPILQVVQVYDRDRTAQSSKQERFPTPTPAVLNVSVSDGLRQAIPPNGAYWNRLLYSALKGLVKGENPIGRDSDWSLCRQMNQEHLQTNVHDFTTYPVLFQDFVQGMNCRSPPVLLNQPNKCMSGEEKDDNQTFLLFTIKSTPGNFEQRQAVRETWGREGVHQSGLRVHTVFLLGSSPPEDPDLNSLLSFEAGHFGDLLQWDFHESLLNLTLKMNMFLQWTVRYCPAASFVFSGDDDVFVNTPTLLSYLQSLELPKASELYAGQVISKASPLRDPKNKYYIPLSFYDGPYPAYAGGGGFIISGALLQRLYSASRVIPFFPIDDVYAGMCFKALGVSPEANEAFQTFDINEQDRENLCVNKKLILIHRRSARQMKKLWKGIHNPLLTC, encoded by the exons ATGCTCAGACCTGCATGGGCTTACATCCCTGACCAAATTCCgctaaagaaaaaagaaaatgggctTGCAAACTTCTTGATGCACTGTTTGCGCTTTTTCACCTGCGTGCCGGGTGCGACTTCTTCCTGGACTCTACttcgttcttcttcttcagactGCGGCTTCAGCTTCTGTTCCGTGCGCGCTCATCTCGAGGTCA GAATCTTCAGACCACCTTTTTGTAAGACCAAATCACTGGTGACAAAATTCCAACGGCACCAAGACATCTTAACTTCACCAGTAACCCCCAGTAGTGCTGGTTGCTGCTCCATCAAG GTTACTTCAATGTGTCATCTGCTGACAGTCTGTGTAACCCGAGGACGACACCACAACGCTTGGTTTCCTCACCTCGAGCCAATGAGACATATTCAAAGGCTCAGTGCTTTGGTTCTCTTCGTCACCTTGTTTCTGATCTTCTTCTACTCGACCCTACACCTGGAGACGGCCTACAGTCTCAGGACGGGACCAGAGGACCTCCTGGAGGTTCCCAGCATCCAGCAGGTTCCCATCCTCCAGGAGGTCCCCATTCTCCAGGAGGTCCCCATCCTCCAGGTGGTCCAGGTCTACGACAGAGATAGGACTGCACAGTCATCCAAACAGGAGAGATTCCCCACTCCCACCCCTGCTGTCCtcaatgtgtctgtctctgatGGCCTCAGACAGGCCATCCCTCCAAACGGAGCCTACTGGAACCGCCTGCTGTACTCGGCCCTCAAGGGTCTGGTCAAGGGAGAAAACCCTATCGGCCGCGACTCTGATTGGTCTCTCTGCAGGCAGATGAATCAAGAGCACCTGCAAACCAACGTGcacgacttcaccacctacccgGTCTTATTTCAGGACTTTGTCCAGGGCATGAACTGCAGGTCCCCTCCAGTCCTGCTCAATCAACCCAACAAGTGCATGTCTGGAGAAGAGAAGGATGACAACCAGACCTTTCTGCTTTTTACCATCAAGTCAACTCCTGGAAACTTTGAGCAGAGACAGGCGGTCCGGGAGACCTGGGGTCGAGAAGGGGTGCATCAGAGTGGCCTGAGGGTGCACACTGTGTTTCTGCTGGGTAGCTCCCCACCGGAGGACCCTGACCTCAACTCTCTGCTGTCATTTGAAGCGGGACACTTTGGGGACCTGCTGCAGTGGGACTTCCATGAATCCCTCTTGAACCTGACGCTCAAAATGAACATGTTCCTCCAGTGGACGGTTAGATACTGTCCCGCAGCCTCTTTTGTGTTCAGCGGGGATGACGATGTATTCGTCAACACGCCGACATTACTCAGCTACCTGCAGTCTCTGGAGCTTCCGAAGGCCTCGGAGCTGTACGCCGGACAAGTCATAAGCAAAGCAAGTCCCCTCAGGGACCCTAAGAACAAATACTACATTCCTCTGAGCTTCTATGACGGCCCATACCCCGCGTACGCTGGTGGAGGCGGTTTCATCATCTCTGGAGCGTTGCTGCAACGCCTGTATTCCGCTTCACGTGTCATTCCTTTCTTCCCCATCGACGACGTCTACGCTGGGATGTGCTTTAAGGCTTTGGGGGTTTCTCCTGAGGCAAATGAAGCCTTTCAGACTTTCGACATTAACGAGCAGGATCGTGAGAATCTGTGCGTAAATAAGAAACTTATTCTGATTCACCGGCGCTCCGCACGGCAGATGAAGAAGTTGTGGAAGGGCATCCACAACCCCTTGTTGACTTGTTGA
- the b3gnt2l gene encoding N-acetyllactosaminide beta-1,3-N-acetylglucosaminyltransferase 2 isoform X2 → MLRPAWAYIPDQIPLKKKENGLANFLMHCLRFFTCVPGATSSWTLLRSSSSDCGFSFCSVRAHLEVTSMCHLLTVCVTRGRHHNAWFPHLEPMRHIQRLSALVLFVTLFLIFFYSTLHLETAYSLRTGPEDLLEVPSIQQVPILQEVPILQEVPILQVVQVYDRDRTAQSSKQERFPTPTPAVLNVSVSDGLRQAIPPNGAYWNRLLYSALKGLVKGENPIGRDSDWSLCRQMNQEHLQTNVHDFTTYPVLFQDFVQGMNCRSPPVLLNQPNKCMSGEEKDDNQTFLLFTIKSTPGNFEQRQAVRETWGREGVHQSGLRVHTVFLLGSSPPEDPDLNSLLSFEAGHFGDLLQWDFHESLLNLTLKMNMFLQWTVRYCPAASFVFSGDDDVFVNTPTLLSYLQSLELPKASELYAGQVISKASPLRDPKNKYYIPLSFYDGPYPAYAGGGGFIISGALLQRLYSASRVIPFFPIDDVYAGMCFKALGVSPEANEAFQTFDINEQDRENLCVNKKLILIHRRSARQMKKLWKGIHNPLLTC, encoded by the exons ATGCTCAGACCTGCATGGGCTTACATCCCTGACCAAATTCCgctaaagaaaaaagaaaatgggctTGCAAACTTCTTGATGCACTGTTTGCGCTTTTTCACCTGCGTGCCGGGTGCGACTTCTTCCTGGACTCTACttcgttcttcttcttcagactGCGGCTTCAGCTTCTGTTCCGTGCGCGCTCATCTCGAG GTTACTTCAATGTGTCATCTGCTGACAGTCTGTGTAACCCGAGGACGACACCACAACGCTTGGTTTCCTCACCTCGAGCCAATGAGACATATTCAAAGGCTCAGTGCTTTGGTTCTCTTCGTCACCTTGTTTCTGATCTTCTTCTACTCGACCCTACACCTGGAGACGGCCTACAGTCTCAGGACGGGACCAGAGGACCTCCTGGAGGTTCCCAGCATCCAGCAGGTTCCCATCCTCCAGGAGGTCCCCATTCTCCAGGAGGTCCCCATCCTCCAGGTGGTCCAGGTCTACGACAGAGATAGGACTGCACAGTCATCCAAACAGGAGAGATTCCCCACTCCCACCCCTGCTGTCCtcaatgtgtctgtctctgatGGCCTCAGACAGGCCATCCCTCCAAACGGAGCCTACTGGAACCGCCTGCTGTACTCGGCCCTCAAGGGTCTGGTCAAGGGAGAAAACCCTATCGGCCGCGACTCTGATTGGTCTCTCTGCAGGCAGATGAATCAAGAGCACCTGCAAACCAACGTGcacgacttcaccacctacccgGTCTTATTTCAGGACTTTGTCCAGGGCATGAACTGCAGGTCCCCTCCAGTCCTGCTCAATCAACCCAACAAGTGCATGTCTGGAGAAGAGAAGGATGACAACCAGACCTTTCTGCTTTTTACCATCAAGTCAACTCCTGGAAACTTTGAGCAGAGACAGGCGGTCCGGGAGACCTGGGGTCGAGAAGGGGTGCATCAGAGTGGCCTGAGGGTGCACACTGTGTTTCTGCTGGGTAGCTCCCCACCGGAGGACCCTGACCTCAACTCTCTGCTGTCATTTGAAGCGGGACACTTTGGGGACCTGCTGCAGTGGGACTTCCATGAATCCCTCTTGAACCTGACGCTCAAAATGAACATGTTCCTCCAGTGGACGGTTAGATACTGTCCCGCAGCCTCTTTTGTGTTCAGCGGGGATGACGATGTATTCGTCAACACGCCGACATTACTCAGCTACCTGCAGTCTCTGGAGCTTCCGAAGGCCTCGGAGCTGTACGCCGGACAAGTCATAAGCAAAGCAAGTCCCCTCAGGGACCCTAAGAACAAATACTACATTCCTCTGAGCTTCTATGACGGCCCATACCCCGCGTACGCTGGTGGAGGCGGTTTCATCATCTCTGGAGCGTTGCTGCAACGCCTGTATTCCGCTTCACGTGTCATTCCTTTCTTCCCCATCGACGACGTCTACGCTGGGATGTGCTTTAAGGCTTTGGGGGTTTCTCCTGAGGCAAATGAAGCCTTTCAGACTTTCGACATTAACGAGCAGGATCGTGAGAATCTGTGCGTAAATAAGAAACTTATTCTGATTCACCGGCGCTCCGCACGGCAGATGAAGAAGTTGTGGAAGGGCATCCACAACCCCTTGTTGACTTGTTGA
- the exosc5 gene encoding exosome complex component RRP46 isoform X2 → MWIKAKKEGDTSVLAAAYGPAEVKVSKEIYDRATLEVLIQPKVGLPSVRERSQEQCVRETCEASLLLSLHPRSSLTLILQLIHNDGSILSCFLNAACMALMDAGLPMSCLFCGVTCAINADGQIITDPTAVQEKESRAVMTFAIDSTKRRVMMSSTKGSFSVHELQQCIAVSQEASEKIFQFYRDSVSRRYSKTL, encoded by the exons ATGTGGATAAAGGCGAAGAAAGAAG GAGACACAAGTGTGTTGGCCGCAGCTTACGGACCAGCTGAGGTCAAGGTCAGTAAGGAAATCTATGACCGGGCAACTCTGGAGGTGTTGATACAGCCCAAAGTGGGACTGCCAA GTGTAAGGGAGCGATCACAAGAGCAGTGTGTGCGAGAAACCTGTGAGGCATCTCTGCTCTTGTCACTTCATCCTCGCTCCTCCCTCACTCTCATTCTTCAGCTGATACACAACGATGGTTCA ATCTTGTCCTGCTTTTTGAATGCTGCCTGCATGGCTCTCATGGATGCGGGACTGCCGATGAGTTGCCTGTTCTGCGGCGTGACCTGTGCCATCAACGCAGATGGTCAAATCATCACAGACCCCACTGCAGTGCAGGAAAAG GAAAGTCGAGCTGTGATGACCTTTGCTATTGACAGCACAAAACGCAGAGTAATGATGTCGTCCACCAAAGGATCGTTTTCAGTACACGAG CTGCAGCAGTGTATCGCAGTCAGTCAGGAAGCATCGGAGAAGATCTTCCAGTTCTACAGAGACTCTGTCAGTCGCCGATACTCTAAAACCCTCTGA
- the b3gnt2l gene encoding N-acetyllactosaminide beta-1,3-N-acetylglucosaminyltransferase 2 isoform X3 produces MCHLLTVCVTRGRHHNAWFPHLEPMRHIQRLSALVLFVTLFLIFFYSTLHLETAYSLRTGPEDLLEVPSIQQVPILQEVPILQEVPILQVVQVYDRDRTAQSSKQERFPTPTPAVLNVSVSDGLRQAIPPNGAYWNRLLYSALKGLVKGENPIGRDSDWSLCRQMNQEHLQTNVHDFTTYPVLFQDFVQGMNCRSPPVLLNQPNKCMSGEEKDDNQTFLLFTIKSTPGNFEQRQAVRETWGREGVHQSGLRVHTVFLLGSSPPEDPDLNSLLSFEAGHFGDLLQWDFHESLLNLTLKMNMFLQWTVRYCPAASFVFSGDDDVFVNTPTLLSYLQSLELPKASELYAGQVISKASPLRDPKNKYYIPLSFYDGPYPAYAGGGGFIISGALLQRLYSASRVIPFFPIDDVYAGMCFKALGVSPEANEAFQTFDINEQDRENLCVNKKLILIHRRSARQMKKLWKGIHNPLLTC; encoded by the coding sequence ATGTGTCATCTGCTGACAGTCTGTGTAACCCGAGGACGACACCACAACGCTTGGTTTCCTCACCTCGAGCCAATGAGACATATTCAAAGGCTCAGTGCTTTGGTTCTCTTCGTCACCTTGTTTCTGATCTTCTTCTACTCGACCCTACACCTGGAGACGGCCTACAGTCTCAGGACGGGACCAGAGGACCTCCTGGAGGTTCCCAGCATCCAGCAGGTTCCCATCCTCCAGGAGGTCCCCATTCTCCAGGAGGTCCCCATCCTCCAGGTGGTCCAGGTCTACGACAGAGATAGGACTGCACAGTCATCCAAACAGGAGAGATTCCCCACTCCCACCCCTGCTGTCCtcaatgtgtctgtctctgatGGCCTCAGACAGGCCATCCCTCCAAACGGAGCCTACTGGAACCGCCTGCTGTACTCGGCCCTCAAGGGTCTGGTCAAGGGAGAAAACCCTATCGGCCGCGACTCTGATTGGTCTCTCTGCAGGCAGATGAATCAAGAGCACCTGCAAACCAACGTGcacgacttcaccacctacccgGTCTTATTTCAGGACTTTGTCCAGGGCATGAACTGCAGGTCCCCTCCAGTCCTGCTCAATCAACCCAACAAGTGCATGTCTGGAGAAGAGAAGGATGACAACCAGACCTTTCTGCTTTTTACCATCAAGTCAACTCCTGGAAACTTTGAGCAGAGACAGGCGGTCCGGGAGACCTGGGGTCGAGAAGGGGTGCATCAGAGTGGCCTGAGGGTGCACACTGTGTTTCTGCTGGGTAGCTCCCCACCGGAGGACCCTGACCTCAACTCTCTGCTGTCATTTGAAGCGGGACACTTTGGGGACCTGCTGCAGTGGGACTTCCATGAATCCCTCTTGAACCTGACGCTCAAAATGAACATGTTCCTCCAGTGGACGGTTAGATACTGTCCCGCAGCCTCTTTTGTGTTCAGCGGGGATGACGATGTATTCGTCAACACGCCGACATTACTCAGCTACCTGCAGTCTCTGGAGCTTCCGAAGGCCTCGGAGCTGTACGCCGGACAAGTCATAAGCAAAGCAAGTCCCCTCAGGGACCCTAAGAACAAATACTACATTCCTCTGAGCTTCTATGACGGCCCATACCCCGCGTACGCTGGTGGAGGCGGTTTCATCATCTCTGGAGCGTTGCTGCAACGCCTGTATTCCGCTTCACGTGTCATTCCTTTCTTCCCCATCGACGACGTCTACGCTGGGATGTGCTTTAAGGCTTTGGGGGTTTCTCCTGAGGCAAATGAAGCCTTTCAGACTTTCGACATTAACGAGCAGGATCGTGAGAATCTGTGCGTAAATAAGAAACTTATTCTGATTCACCGGCGCTCCGCACGGCAGATGAAGAAGTTGTGGAAGGGCATCCACAACCCCTTGTTGACTTGTTGA
- the bckdha gene encoding 2-oxoisovalerate dehydrogenase subunit alpha, mitochondrial, protein MAAAVRSVNKMYGVCFNASRQTTGLTASRLLQHRAFRVGAVRRQQSFDSTLEKPQFPGASAEFVDELKFIQPNVISGIPVYRVMDRQGNIINPSQDPQLSKETVLNFYQKMTLLNTMDRILYESQRQGRISFYMTNYGEEGTHIGSAAALDPSDLVFGQYREAGVLMYRGFPLDMFMAQCYANADDLGKGRQMPVHYGSKDLNFVTISSPLATQIPQAAGAAYAIKRENMNRAVICYFGEGAASEGDAHAGFNFSATLECPLIFFCRNNGYAISTPTNEQYRGDGIAARGPGYGMLSIRVDGNDVFAVYNATKEARRRAVAENQPFLIEAMTYRIGHHSTSDDSSAYRSVDEVNYWDKQDHPISRLRHYMTTRGWWSEDDERSWRKQSRKTVMEAFEKAEKRLKPSPELMFTDVYEEMTPNLNKQREAMWRHVQQYKEHYPLDQYEK, encoded by the exons ATGGCGGCGGCTGTGAGGAGTGTGAACAAAATGTATGGAGTGTGCTTCAACGCTTCCCGTCAGACGACAGGACTGACGGCGTCTCGGTTGCTTCAACACAGAGCCTTCAGAGTCGGT GCCGTGCGCCGGCAGCAGTCCTTTGACTCAACACTGGAAAAGCCCCAGTTCCCTGGAGCCTCAGCCGAGTTTGTGGATGAGCTTAAGTTCATCCAGCCCAACGTCATCTCTGGGATCCCAGTGTACCGGGTGATGGACAGGCAGGGCAACATCATCAACCCTTCTCAAGATCCTCAG CTCTCCAAAGAAACGGTTCTGAACTTCTATCAGAAGATGACTCTGCTGAACACAATGGACCGCATTCTTTACGAGTCACAGAGAcag GGTCGGATCTCCTTCTATATGACCAACTACGGCGAGGAGGGCACACACATTGGCAGCGCTGCTGCTCTCGACCCAAGCGACTTAGTCTTCGGTCAATACAGAGAAGCTG GAGTGCTGATGTACCGCGGCTTCCCTCTGGACATGTTCATGGCTCAGTGCTACGCCAACGCCGATGACCTCGGCAAGGGCCGGCAGATGCCCGTGCACTATGGCTCCAAAGATCTGAACTTCGtcaccatctcctctcctctggccACTCAGATCCCTCAGG CGGCCGGAGCTGCATACGCCAtcaagagagagaacatgaacCGTGCCGTGATTTGTTACTTTGGCGAGGGGGCGGCCAGCGAAGGGGACGCACACGCCGGCTTCAACTTCTCTGCCACCCTGGAGTGCCCTCTGATATTCTTCTGCCGTAACAATGGCTACGCCATCTCCACCCCCACCAACGAGCAGTACAGGGGCGATGGCATCG CCGCTCGTGGGCCAGGGTATGGCATGCTGTCCATCCGTGTCGATGGCAACGACGTGTTTGCCGTGTACAATGCTACGAAGGAGGCGCGCCGCAGAGCCGTGGCCGAGAACCAGCCCTTCCTCATTGAAGCGATGACCTACAG AATTGGCCACCACAGCACCAGTGACGACAGCTCGGCCTACCGCTCGGTGGACGAGGTGAACTACTGGGACAAGCAGGACCACCCCATCTCCCGGCTGAGACATTACATGACGACCCGAGGCTGGTGGAGTGAGGACGACGAGAGGAGCTGGCGGAAGCAGTCTCGCAAGACGGTGATGGAGGCGTTCGAGAAGGCCGAGAAACGCCTCAAGCCCAGCCCCGAGCTGATGTTTACGGACGTGTACGAGGAGATGACACCCAATCTgaacaaacagagagaggccATGTGGAGGCACGTGCAGCAGTACAAGGAGCACTACCCACTCGACCAGTATGAGAAATGA
- the exosc5 gene encoding exosome complex component RRP46 isoform X1 has product MMEVCGSSSVTLREFGCEQSLLSRPDGSASFSQGDTSVLAAAYGPAEVKVSKEIYDRATLEVLIQPKVGLPSVRERSQEQCVRETCEASLLLSLHPRSSLTLILQLIHNDGSILSCFLNAACMALMDAGLPMSCLFCGVTCAINADGQIITDPTAVQEKESRAVMTFAIDSTKRRVMMSSTKGSFSVHELQQCIAVSQEASEKIFQFYRDSVSRRYSKTL; this is encoded by the exons ATGATGGAAGTGTGCGGCTCCTCCAGTGTGACTCTGAGAGAGTTTGGTTGTGAGCAGAGTTTATTGTCTCGACCTGACGGCTCTGCGTCCTTCAGTCAAG GAGACACAAGTGTGTTGGCCGCAGCTTACGGACCAGCTGAGGTCAAGGTCAGTAAGGAAATCTATGACCGGGCAACTCTGGAGGTGTTGATACAGCCCAAAGTGGGACTGCCAA GTGTAAGGGAGCGATCACAAGAGCAGTGTGTGCGAGAAACCTGTGAGGCATCTCTGCTCTTGTCACTTCATCCTCGCTCCTCCCTCACTCTCATTCTTCAGCTGATACACAACGATGGTTCA ATCTTGTCCTGCTTTTTGAATGCTGCCTGCATGGCTCTCATGGATGCGGGACTGCCGATGAGTTGCCTGTTCTGCGGCGTGACCTGTGCCATCAACGCAGATGGTCAAATCATCACAGACCCCACTGCAGTGCAGGAAAAG GAAAGTCGAGCTGTGATGACCTTTGCTATTGACAGCACAAAACGCAGAGTAATGATGTCGTCCACCAAAGGATCGTTTTCAGTACACGAG CTGCAGCAGTGTATCGCAGTCAGTCAGGAAGCATCGGAGAAGATCTTCCAGTTCTACAGAGACTCTGTCAGTCGCCGATACTCTAAAACCCTCTGA